The sequence CGCGGCCTGCTCCAAGCAGACGGCGTCGGTTCTGGAGTGTCCATACGCGGCGCCTTCTTCGAGCGTGGCTTCATAGCGTTCCAGGGCGCGATGGCCAATCACGAACAGGCTGAAGACGCCGACCGCGATGAGGGCCATCGTCACGACGCCGAAAACGCCCGCTCCGATGACGACGCGCTTCAAGAGGTTGGCGGGTCTCGCCTCGCCGGTTCGGGCGGGCTGGAGAGTCGCGGCCCAGCCGCCGAGCATGCCTGCCGGTATCATTCCCGCCGTCGAGATCGCGGTGTACCAGTGCGGCGCGAGCGGTTCTTCCATCGCGCCCGGGATCAAGAAGTAGACGAGCGAGATCACCAGCGAGAGGGCCGCGGTGAAACCGCCGTGACGCACATGCGCGACGCCGGCTCTCCGGGCCGCCCAATACGCGGCGAACACCGTCGTCGCGAGCCCCAGGACCAGCGACCAGACGAGGTACTCGGGGGCTAGCAGAGCGCCTTCGATCACTTCCTCAGGGTTGTCGTCGAGTGCGCCGATCGCTTCGGTGGCGAGCATGTAGAGCGTGAGCGGAAGCAACACCGCGAGTGTGATCGCGTTGTCGAGCAATGCCCCCAGGACGATCGCGCGCCACTTCAAGCCGTCGAGGAGGCCTTCGGGTTCGATCGGAGGCGGCGGTTGCATGGAGCACGACTCGGCGGGGGTGAATCTGCGCGGTGTCTCGGGGCCTGGTCCACGAGGCACGAAGCGAACCGCCCGAGTATGGCAGACGGGGCGCCGCGCGGGCTGGCGCTAGGCGCGCACGGGCAGGGTCGGTTCAGCGGAGAGGGTCCGGAAGGCCGGCCGGGAGATGCGATACTCGACACCCGCGCCGGCCGGGTAGACCACATCGCGGAAGCGCTCCATCCCCAGCCGCTGCATCACCGCCACCGAGCGGCTGTTCGGGACGTCCGTTCCGGCCAGTACCGAGCTGCACGAGGCTTCCCCGAACGCCCTTGTCAGGACCGTGCGGCTCATCGCGGTGGCGACTCCCTTTCCCCACTGGGATGGGTGCAGGACGTAGGTGAGCTCCGCCGAAGCGGCAGCATCCTCGGGTTCCGAAAGGCGTACGCACCCGAGCAGTGACGCCGCTTCGTCTTCGAGCAACCAGAGCCCGAGGGGTGGCTCGGCGGCGAGCGCTTCGACCACCCAGGCTTCGGCGGCTTCGCGCGGGGGCGGTGCGCCATCGCAGAGAAACTCGTACACCGGCGGAAGAGAGAGCAACCCGAGCAGCGCCGAGGTGTCCCCCGATCTGACGGGGCGTAGCGAGAGGTTCAGCGTCATCGCGCCTCCAGCGGCGGGCAGGGCTCGACTCGATCGATGGCGCGATCGGTCGAGCGGTCCCCCGCACGAGATCTGTCACGTCGACGCTCGACTCAACTTGCACTCGAAGCGAGCCAGGCCGCGGCCGCCCCCCAGACGAAGATCGCCATGCCCACGAACTGGCCGACGATCGTGACGTTGAAACAGGCAAAGGCGGTGAGGTTCGTGAGCGGGGGGTTGGGAAGCAGCCCGGAATGGCCCGTGAGCGGGCGTATCAGCCACGCCAGCATGTCGGTGTAGGCCGCGACGACCAGGCTGGCGACCATCCATGCGGTTGCCGTGGTTCCGAGCGACAGATGCGGCGCGCACAGACCTGCGAAGAGCAGCAGGAAGCCATTCTGCAGGTTTTGAGCGTGGGAGATCCGCCAGTCGTCGAGGTCTTCGGCGGGGGTTCCCCGTGCGCGGAGCACTCCATAGGGAACGCCGACGAGCATCCCGATGAAGAACACGATCCCGCCGTGGAGCAGCAGGGCGGCGAGGGCTCGGTCTTCCGACATGGGAGGCTCCTGTGCGGGAAGGGGGTGGGTTTGCTCAAGCCGAGCGTTTCGCTCGCGGCCAGCCGAGGTAGCGGGGCGTCTGACGCAAGTAGGCGTCGAACGGACCTCCGAGGGTCGAGCGCAACCAGTTCTCCTCGGCGAAGGGCGCCAACGCGAACCAGGCCCCCATCGGCGCGGCGGCGATGGCCGTCCACGCCGACCCGGAAGCCACGACCGCTCCCGCCAATACGAACAGGGTGCCCAGGTACTGGGGGTTTCGGGAGTAGCGGTAGATCCCCGAAGCCACGAGGGGCACCTGGGCGCCGTGGGAACCCGCCGTGCCGAGCGCGAAGTAGCCCGCGAGGGCGAAGAGGCCACCGCCGAAGAACAGCACGAGGCCCACCGACCGCTGCCAGCCCGACATGGGTTGAAGCGTGGCGCAGGCCACGCCGACGATCGCGAGCAGCAAGACGCTGGACGAGATTCCGAGTGCGCGGTTCAACGCTCGGCGTGTTCGAAGTGCGGGGCCCGCACCTTCGGGCAGCGGCCAGATCGCGAGCTCCGGTCGCAGGATCGACCACAGCAGCCCTGCCACTCCAAGTGTGCCCACGGCGGCTGTGGTGACGGAGATCGCTTGGATCATGGATTCGCCCTCCTGGCTCGCTGCGCGGAGTCATGGCGGTCGCGTCGTGGGTGCCTATTCGTCGACCGGCTCGTAGAACTCCCCTTCGAGGTCGTCGAGCTTCTCTTGGAGTGCGCCCCGCGCATCTTGAATCGCCTGGTTGTAGACGTGGGCGCCCAGGTTCTTGACGAAGAAGTCGATCAAGAGGCCGGACTGAAACTCACTGATCTCCCGGTCGAATTCGCCGCGAAAGAAGCCCTGGAGCCGGTCGACGAGGTCTTCGCGCCGGGATTCCGAAAGGCGGATGCGCATCGGCTTCTCGAGCTGTCGTTCGCTCATCGGCGTGTTCCGCAGTGGTCGTGGTGAACTCGGCGCGGCAACGATCAGGCTCCCGGCGCCTTGAACGGAAGCGCGTTGAAGATGCCGGGCGTGGAATGGTCGATCATCTGCGCCCCGACGACCTTCGCGTAGTAGTCCGCGGGCCCGACGCCCCCGATGATCGCATAGGCGTAGCCTTGCGCGCGTTGTGCATGCAGCGCGGCCAGGAGCAGGACACGACCGATGCCCTGTCCTCGAAGCTCGGGCACTACGCCGGTAGGTCCAAAGAAGTTGGGACACACCGCATCGTAGGCAGAGAACCCGAGGATCTTCTCGTCACGAACTGCCAGGAAACAGGAGATGGGTAGCCGTTGGAACACCACCTCGACCTCGGGAGCCCAGAACCCGAAGTTCGCCCATGCCCAGTCGACCACCTGGGGCTTCTCGGGTGCCAGCGCGCGCCGGACCTGGAAGCCCGCCGCTGTTGCATCGGCGTGCGCCGCTTCCAGGCTGGGCAGATCGTAGAGTCGCACGATCATGTCGGGCATCGTGTGGCCTCCTCGCGACCGTCCAGGTCGTGCGAACGAGTCGGCGCTCCGGTCGAAGTGCCGACCGATGTTGCCAGAACGCCCCGCGCCAGGAGCGCCCCACGGCTCACGGAGCGTCGGGCTCGAACTGTCGAAGCATCGCGCGGGCTTCGTAGGCGAACGGTGTGTCGGGGTGTTGTTCGCTGACGTAGGAGAAGGCGGCCTTCGCTTCCTCGGTGCGTTCCATGCGCGACAAACACTTTCCCTTGTAGAGGTAGACTTCGGCGAGCTCCGTGGGGTGGTCGGTCAGAAACGGGAGGTATTCGTCCACCAGTTCCAACACGCGCGCACACTCGCCTGCCCGATATTGGTCTCCGACGTCGGTCACCGCTCCCATCGCGATGACGCCGCCGCACCCCGCAGCGAAGAGTCCACACAGCAGTACGGCGCTCCGGTTTCGAGGCTTCAAGACCATCCTCACGCGTGCGTGTCGTTTTCGGGTCGACGTACTCTGCGTCGATCGCGGCGCACAGTATGCCAGAGCCCACGGGGATGGGCGTCGCGACGGACCAGCGCCGTCAGGCAGCCGCCTGCGCTCCCTGGCGCTTGAGCAGCCAGAGCGCCAAGCCTGCGGAGACCAGCTCGAACCCGAGCGCCTGTCCGGTGTAGGCCGACCAGCCGGAATCGAGTGCTGCACCCGACAGGCGCGCGACGAAGAGTCCACTGCAGAGGAAGGCGATGGCGAACAGGGCAGGACGTCGCAGGTCGTCTCGCAGGAAGGCGGCACCCGTCAGCGCTCCCAAGGCGGCCTGGAGCCCGCCGTACATCGCGCGAATCTCGGTCGTGCCCGTGGCCGAGTCGGCCGCCACACCCGCGGCGCCCGATAGGTATGCGGGATCGAAGAAGCAGAAGAGTCCGTAGCCCGACCAGAGCAACGCCGAAAAGCCGAGGAACCATCGCATCAGCCACACCTCATGTTTCTCTCGAAGTCGCGCCCAGTATGCCAGGGCCGTCGCGCCGCAAGGGGTTCGTCTCGCGCACGGCCGGCTACTTGACCAGGCGGAAGTCAGGGTGCGACATCCACGCCTCGAGGAACTCGGTGTCCGAGTAGTGGCACGAGTCGAGGGCCACGCAGCGACCGGCGAGCGTACTTGGGTCGGAAGGAAGCCGGGGCAGGAGGCCGCCGTAGTCCACCACGCCAGTTGCGCCCGTCGCGAGGTGGAGACACAGCTCGGCCAGGACCCGATGGTCGTCCACGTCGTTGCACATCGCGGCGACGGTCACGGCCGTCTGGAACCCTCGTCCGAAAGCTGCGGCGACGCCCTCGAGTTCGTCCGCCTCGAGATCGTAGAAGGGCAGGGCGTGCAGCTCGAAGAAGAACGGGCGTCCCTCACCTTGGTAGCGCCCCCCGATGCCCGTCGTGTCGGAGATCCAGAAGTCATCTCCGCTTTCGCTGGACGAGACGGACCGAAACGTTTCGACCACCGACAGGCGAAGAGCCTCGACGGGTTGGGGGAACAGAACGCTCGCGGACGGCCCTGCCACTCGTGGCTAGCCGGCGGCTCCCAATAGAGTGATCACGTTGCCGTCGGGGTCGCGCAGATGAGCGAGCACGCCACCCCAAGGCTGCTTTTCGGGTGGGGCGGCGAACTCGACGCCGCGTTCGGCGAGCGTCCGGTGGGTGGCGGCGATGTCCGGCACCTCCAGCGAGACGCCCGCGAAGCGCCCGACGAGGCCTGCGGCCTCGGGGTCGCCCGGGTCGAGCCGCTCGAGCGCGAGCTGGGTTTCGCCGGTGGCGAGCTGTGCCCAGCCGAGATCGTCGTCTCGGAAGGCGGCGGGTATCCCCAGGGTCTCAGTGTAGAACTCGATCGCGCGTTCCCAGTTCGAAACGAAGATCCGCACGACGTTGAGCTTGAACTGCATTCCGAACTCCTCGCAGCGCCTGGGGGTCCGCCGTTCGGGCGAACGGTTGTGCGCGTCCCAGTATGCCAGAGCCGCGTTCGGGGGGAGAAGAGGCCTCGGATTCCGCGGAGCGCAGTGAACCTCTCGAGTGTGGGCGGGGTCACAACCAGAGGCGCACAGGGAGGCCCGCGGACCCCAGCACAGAAGGGATGTCAGCAGTCGTGCCCTCGAGACAACCCGTCGGCCTCCTGGGGGCCTTCGCTCTGCTCGGCTGTGCCCACCTGGAGCCTCGCTGCTCCGAGTACAGGCAGGTGCTGGCAGAGGCATCGGCCGAGGTGGCGATCACCGATCAGGTCCGCGCGGGCGGGGCGTTCGCGGAGGCCCCGGCGATCGACGTGAGCGAAGAAGCCGCGCTCTTGTCGAAGCGTCTCAAGACGCTTTGCGAGCTCCGCTGGGAGGGGGAGTTGTCGCACGACGCATACCGACTGGAGGTGCGTCAGGCGTACGACGACTACATCCGAACGCGCTTCGGAGACTCGCACCGGTACTGAGATCGTGTGGCGAGCTCTCGCATCAGGGAGTCTAGGGGCCGCCGGGGATCTCTGCGCAGAAGGTGGCCTCGTACCCGTTGCAGTCGCGAATCGAGAACTGGCGGAGGCCCCAGGGGCGATCGCTCGGCTCCTCCAGCACCTGGACGCCACGGTCGCGGTAGCGCTCGAACAGGTCGTCGAGGTTCACACCCACGTACAACCACAGCGAGAGAGAGGGGTTCACCTCGGCACCCGCCGGTAGCGGCTCGAAGCGGATATGGACGGTGGGAGCCGAGTAGCTGGGATCCGCACAGACGCGCGCGTGCACGGGCGGGTCCCCCTCGACGAAGTCGATGTGGAAGTCGAGCTTGTCGCGATAGAAGGCCACCGTCTCGTGCACGTCGGGCACGGCGAGCACCGGCTGCATGCCGTGGAGCTGAAACGGAGTGAGCGGTCCGGGTTCCAAGGTCGACCTCCGGCCGACGCTAGGACGCGCGGCGCTTGTCTCGGTGGTAGGTGAGCGCGGCTGCGACGCAGACGGCCAGCGCCTGGCGGGGCACGGCGTCCCCCTCGTCGAAGACGAGCCGGCGATTTCCATCGAACTGGAACTCACCGGGAAACCAGTCCCGGAAGCGCTGGACGAGATCGGTCTGGCAGTGGAAACACATCGCGTACTCGCGCGGCGCCGACTCGTTCCAGTGCACGCGAATCGTGGTTCCGACTCGGGCCTTCTTCGGGAGGTAGGCGGGTTCGCCCCACTTCAGCGTCTCGTCGAGCGCGCCCACGCCTTCCGTCTTCGCCGCGGTGTCGAAGATGAGCTTCCGCAGGGCGAGGAGCTTCCGCCGGATCCTGGGCGGGTACGCGCCGAACGCGGCGGCGACTTCCGGGCTTTCGATCGGTTTCACGGGGAAGCTCCAAGCGGCTCGGGCGGGGCGACGCGCGGGCTAGCTGGCGCGGCTCGCCGCCTCGGCCTTGAGCTCGCGCCACTTCTCCGTATTCACCGGCTCGAGGTACGACTCACCCGGAACGCTCTTCACGGTGTAGGAGAACTCGAGCTGCACGCCGTTCGGGTCGCGGAAGTAGATCGAGTGCAACCAGTCGAGGTCGAGAGGTCCGATCACATCGACGCCCGCGGCCTCTAGCTTCGACTTCCGCGCTTCCAGCTCTTCGAGGGAGTCGACGTCGAAGGCGAAATGGATCATACCGACCCCGGTCCGAACTCCCAGGCCCGCGTTGATGCCCGCATCGAACGTGTCGGCGATGTCTGCGATGCCGTGGCTCTGAGCGAACTCGAGGCTCTGACTGTTGCCGAGGTCGAAGAAGACCTGCCGCAGGTGGCCTTCGCCCACCTCGCGGAGGTAGTACGCGATCGGCTCGAAGCCCAGCACCTTCTGGTAGAACTCGATCGTCGTGTCGATGTCGTGGGTCATCAGACCGAAGTGGTTCATGCCTCTGGGCTGCATGGCGTGCTCCTCCGTGTGGGTCCGACCGGGCCCGTTCATCCTACGCTATTCGAAGCTCCACGAGGTCCGAACCTCGGCCAGCCGATCCCTTGCGTCGAACCGCAGGCCGATCGCATCGACCCAGACATGGCCATCCTTCTCGAACACCCGGTCCGGGTCGCCGGCTCCGAGGGCCGCTTCGAGCACCGACGCGCGATCGTGTTCCGGGCGGGCGGCCACGGGAACGACGGCGAGGAGCTGATGCAGGGCCCGATTCTCATCGGCGCACTGCACATCGCGGTAGGTCATGGTGAGCGCGTTGTCGATCGTCAGGAAGAGCCAGAAGCCGTTCGAGATGACGAGCAGCGAGCTCAAGACGCCGATGGCGACGGTGGTGCGGCGCAAGGGAACTCCTCTCGATGAGACGCGTTCATGTGGCCGGGTAGGCCTCGAGGTCTTTGGTCGACGCCTCCGATCGAAGCAACTCGAGCACACGTACGCAGAGTGGGTCGTCGGTTGCGAGCTGATTGTGGCCACGGATCCGCTCCCACAACGATCGCTGCTTCTCGATCTGGACGACCCATGCGACCGGCTCCGCGGAAGCCGATTCCTCGACTTCGGCCGAAGCTCCGACGAGGTACGACGCGCCGAACGCGGAGACGTCGACGTACCAACCCCAGTCCTCGTAGTCCGGCGCGGGCACCTCGATTCCAGTCGTAGCGAGTTGCGGGCCCAGCCAGGTCAGCAACGAGTGGCCGAAGATCGGATTGACCGGATTCTCGGGTTCCCGCGAGACGTCGAAGGCCGTCGACCGAAACTCGATGACGAGAGCCATGGAGGGAGCCTCGTGTTCGGCGTTCAGCCAACCGGAGCGCCAATGCTGGAGCGGAAGCAGCGGGGAACTCCGCCGCTCTACTTCCGCGGCGACAGGATCGCGAACGCCCAGCCCAAGCGGGTGTAGGAAGAGAGAACTCGCGCGACTGCTTGGATCGGTGCCGGCAGCGAGCGCGGCGTCCGGAACCGCTTCCCGTCGTGGATGACGAAAGCACGCGCCGGTCGCGGTTTCCCAGCCAGCCAGAAGCGCGTGCGCGGCTCGGCCGCCAGGTTCAGCACCCACTGAGAGCGGTTGCCACGGTAGGTACCGACCAGCACGTAGCTCCCGAAGCGGCTGGCCACGAGCGGCGTGCGGTAGCGACGCCCCGACTTGCGTCCGCGCGTCTCCAGAACCACCAACCCACCGGGCGCGAGCCGGGGAGATCCGAGGCCCGCCCGGACGAGCGGTTCGACGAAGCGGTTGAGCGTGCGGAAGAACTGCGCTTCTACGGACTCGGAGGCAGGTCGATCGGCCATCTCACGACTCCTGGGTTACCCGGCCGCGGCTAGGCAGCGGGGCCGGTCTCTCGCGAGGTCAACTCGAACGTCCACCAACCCTCGGGCCGAGGGTCGGGGTCGTCGTTCTCGAGCTTCTTCGCGCGTGCGCGCCAAACGGCATCGAGCTCGTCGGCGGAGGTCACGCGCCGAAGCTCCACCGGGTAGATCGCCTCCCCGATCTGGATGCGTCCACTCGACTGCTCGAGCGCCAGCCCCGACCAGCGCTTCCCCTCACACACGGAGCAGCTCACGAACAGACGCTGTTGCCAAGACATGCAGTTCACCGTGACCGAGTGGGGTCCCGCAACCTCCACGGCACACCGCGGTACCGCGTTGGCGAAGCTCCAGTCGGATACGGTGTCCGTGTGCTCCGGTCCGCGAAGCGCACCGCCGGCGATCGGTCCGCAAGGGCCGATCCCCAGCGCGACGATCGTCCAGGAGAAGAGCCAGAGCGAAAGCGTACGTCGGGTCATGTGCGGGCATTCCCTCGGGCGCGTCGGGTCCGGTGGGCCCTCAGTATGCCAGAAGCCTGACTACGGCTTCAGCTGGTGCTACGCCTCGCTGACCACTCGTCGCGGAGCAACGCCCAACGCTCGTGATCTCGCCAGCGGCCTCCCACCTTCACGTACTTCGGCGAAAGGCCTTCCTTGCGAAAGCCGAGGCGCCGAACCAGGCGGATCGAGCGATGATTCTGGGGCTGGATGTTCGCTTCGAGCCGGTGCAGCCGCAGCTCCCGGAAGGCGCGCGTGATCGCAGCGGCCACCCCAGCACGCATGAAGCCCATGCCCTCGAAGGGCGCGAACGCGTAGTAGCCCAGGTACGCCGACTGGAAGGAGCCCCGCACGATCTCGTTCAGGTTGACCACTCCGACGATCGCGTCCGACTGCGGGTCGACGACGAGTCGGCATTCGTACTGCGCGTCACGCGCGCGCTCGAGGAACGCCCGAAACGCGGCCGATGTGGCGGGTGGGTGTGCGAGGCCGCGATGCAGTGCGCGACTTCGGCGCGCCGCCGCCAGGAACGCCTCTTCGTCACGAGGGGACGGCGCTCGCAACCGAACCCGCACCACGAAACCTCCGCATCACGCGACCCGCGAACGGATCGCTCCGGGAAACGCCCAGTATGCCAGAGCCGGGCGCTTCCACGGACGCGCGAGTGTCACTGCAGGACGTAGCCCCGGGGAAGCACGAAGAAGAGCGAGGCGAGTAGCGCGGTCCACCCGACGACGGCGAGTGGGGAGGCCACGCGAAGATGGCGGTAGAAGCGACGGATCAGGCGAGTCGAGCCAACGATGGCGTAGCCCCAAACGAAGAGGAACGCGAGGCCCGCTCCGATCCCCAACAAGGGGAACGCCGCGTGCTCGAACCAGTTCGTCTTCAGGTAGGCGACCAGGGCCGCGCCCGAGACGACGATCAGCAGAACGAACCAGACGAGGAGGTGGTAGCCGGCGATGACGCTGAGGAGCGCCGCCAGCCAGGACGGGTTCTCGCTCTGCGATTCGGGTTCCCGGTCGGAGGCCGGGGCCATCTAGCCGTGCGTCTGTGCCCGCGTCAGGAAATCCTGCCAACGGGCGTCTCGCGCCGGATCCCGCTCGGCCCTCGGGAGTTCGCTCTCGACGAATGCCGTGAACGAATCAGAGAACACGGTGGGGTTCGCCTGCCACCAATCGCGCACTCCGGGGTACGACAGCCACCAGCGAATCGTCGAAGCCCAGCGTGCCCAGATCTCTTCGGAGAGCGCGCCGGACTCGGCTTGATGGAAGATGAACTCGAAGGCGCCGAAGGCCTCTACGAACCACCAGGTGAATCGGATCCGCTCCTCGGGAGTGAGCAACCCGACGTCGATGACCCCTCGCGCATGCAGGTTCGACAGCTCCGGGTCACGGCTGAGCGCGGATTGGGTGGCCGAGATGCGATCGAGCACCCGAGCGAAGTTCTCCGCGCGGATCGACTCCGTGTTCTGACGTACCTGAACGGCGAGGTAGACGAGCGAGACCACGACCACGACGCCGCCGATGAACTCGCCGAGGTTGGCCAGGTCTCCTAGGTCCAGGGCTTCGCCTCCGTCACGCGCCGCTCCGTTTCAGCTGCGGTTCAGGTGGAAGACCGAGACCGCGCCGGGGGCATCTTCGATCGAGGGGAAGCCCGCGACGATGTCGGGGTAGTTCGGCTCGTACTTCGCGACCCACGCCTCGAGCACCGGGCGCCATTTGGGCCCGCTGAGCAGCGACGCGTTCAAGGCATAGGTGTCGTCGCCGAGGCGCAACTCAACGGGACCCCCGTTTCCGATCCGCTCGACCCACCCGCTATCGCTGCCGCCCACGACGTACAGCTCGCCTTCGTGGTCGATCACCCAGATGATCACGACGCGCGGCGGGAAGCCCGGAACCTTGAGCCGGATCTCGTCGATGCCCGAGGTGTCGCGCCACTCCTGGGGAGCGTCGACGGGCGTACCCCCGATGAAAAGGCCGGGTACCGGGCCGATCGGGGCGGCGATCAGCGTGATGAGGCCGAGCACGAGGACGATCGGCAAACCGATCTTGAGAATCTTCACGTTCCCCTCCTTGCCGTGACCGCCGCACGTGTCGCCGCGGCGGGTCGGGCATGTGGTTGGATGGCGGCTTTCGAAGACGCCGCCAGCCAGGCGCGCCGCGCCAGTATGCCAGAGTCCATTCACCCGTGGGTGTCGGCGCTAGAGATCGAGAGCCGCTGCGAACGCCGCGAACGAGACGAACTTTTCGGTCCACGCGCAGGTGCCGTCCTGGTCGGATGGCGGCCAGCCGCTCACGACGACGCGGGGGTCCGAGGGCGAAGTTCGGTAGTCGAGGGCGATGGCGACGTCATCGCCCGGGTGACGATTGACGGCGAGGAAGAGCGACTGCTCGGTATCGAGCCACGGGAGGTCGCGTCTTCCATCGTTGGAGCCTCGGCAGAGTCGCAGGATCTCGATTGCATCCCGTGGACGGGACTCGCGCCCCATGTCTTCGAAGGAAAGGAAGTCGACCGGGTCGCCCCGAAGCTCGGGAAAGGCGGCGGCGAGCGCGTCATCGCCCGGGTGGACCCAGCGTCCGGCGGACTCCAACGCGATGAGGAGCGGCGGCAGTTCGAGGCCGTGGATCGTCATCTCGATCGGTGGTCTCGTTCGACTCGGAGCGCGGTGACCGAGGCTACGCGGAGGCGCTGGGATCGCGGCCGAAGCGCTTTGCCGCGCGTTCCCGCGCCTTCGCGGCCTCCACCTCGCGATCGCGAGGCGGTGCCTGGGTGGAAAGAGAGGTGAGCAGGTCACGCGCGACAACGGCGACTCCGGCAACCGCCTTGTCGAACGCCTCTTCGTTCGCGCGAGAAGGCTTGTTGTAGCCGCTCAGCTTGCGGACGAACTGGAGTGACGCCGCCTGGATCTCGTCCTCGGTCGCCGGAGGCTCGAAGTTGAAGAGCGTCTTGATGTTTCGACACATGGCGAGCTCCTGTCGGGTGCGAGTCCCTGCTACGAGTTCGTTGCGCGCTTCCCGAGGAGCACCGATCTCGGGTCGCCCTTCGCCGCGAAGGTGGCGTACAGGACGTAGGGGAACCCGAACATCCCACCCATCGGAAAACTGAGGAGGGCGAGGGCGTAGCCCCTGGGGGTGCCACCCTCTCGCCACGCGACCCAGACCGCGAACAAGATCAGATAGACGACGAAGTCGAGATCGAACTGGGCCCGCCAGCCGAGCGCCATCAGGTCGCCGATCGCGACCGCGGGCCAGTTCGGCCCCTCCGATGTCGTAGCCACGACGGTGAGCATGTAGATCGAGGTGGTCGCCAAGACCAGGAAGATCCGAAGGGCGGTCACGAATGCATCTCCTCGCCGCTCAGTCGATACCGGCTTCTTCCCGAAGCCGCGCTTTCTGCTTTGCCCCGATGGCGTCCCAGTGGCGATCGCGTAGCGCACCTTCGAGCGAATACAGGTAGTAACAGACCGAGATCGTCTCTCGCGGGTACTCCGCGCAAACCCGCTGGAAGACCTTCGCCGGACCGACGCGGTCGAGATCGCCGCGGGTCTCGATCCCCACCTTGCGCAGCCGGCGGGCGATGGTCGGGCCGATATTCGTGAGTTCGGCGACGGGACGGTCGCGCTTCGGCATGCCCGATCCTACTCCTTTCCCGCGTCGTAGGCGGCTCTGCGACACCGCGATCGGTTGGCGCAGCTCATGATCCCGTCGCTGGGTCGCGCGGTGTCTCGTTCAGGAGGGCCACCATCAACACGCTGGCCACCCAGACATAGCCCCACGCCAGGAACACCCGTTGGATCGCGCCCTTCAGCGGGGCGAAGGTCTCGACACCGACGCCCGCGGCGATCTGCGCGCCGAAGAGACCGGCTAGAACGAGCAGCAAGAGTGCCGAGACGCGGGGGCCGAGCAAGCGCACGCTCGATAGCGGCGCGAGCAGAAGCACGACGCTTCCGGCGAGGCCGAGTACTTCATGGAGCTGGCCTGCTCGCGAGACGGCGACGCACCCCGGATCGCAGGGGAACACGCCGGTTCCGACTCCGAGCAGCAAGCCGACGAGGCCCAGCGCCCAGGTCGGTGGGAAGGTCACCGGGCGACGCCCCAGCTCGAGTGCAAGGGCGAAGCTCGCAGCGACGAGGGCGCACCCATAGAAGACCCACCACGCCGACGTCACCGTCGCGAAGGGAGTTCCCGGTACACCCAGCTCGCTCATGAACTGCGAGACGTGTCGGTAGCCCTCGTGATGAACGGAAACCGCGTACGTCACCACGAAGTCGAGGGGGAGCACCGCCAATCCCAGCCAGAGAGCGGTTCGCTGTACTCGAGGTGTGGGCATTCCGATACCGGAGACCCGCGTCGCGAAGCGAGGCCGCGCTACGCGGGCGCCGCCTCGAGATCTTTGCCGAGGAACACGCGCAGCCCCAGGGCCATCGGCGCGAGCAGCCAGGGCAGGTTGAAGACCAGGTAGTAGGCCGTGTTGGGCGGCGGATGGGGGCCCAAGAAGGTCTGGGCGAAGTAGAAGAACATGTTGGTCGTGGCCGCCCCCGCATACACGAGGCCCAGCGGGCGCAGCCAGGGCCGAAGCCAGATGAGACCGACGATCACCGCGAGCAGCACGGGCGCCTGGAAGAACCCATCGAAGAGGCACGCGGCAATGAGGTTCGGCGGTGGGTCGAGGTGGGCCGGTTCTTCCGCCACCGCCCAGTCATGGAGCGCACGCAATGGGGGCCAGGGGCTATCGGGCGAGACGGGAACGCCGAGGCCTTCGGGAAGGCTGAACAGGAAGCCGTAGAGAACGGCCAGCGAGAAGAAGACGATGAAGAAGAGATCGAGGGGACGTCGGTAGATCGGGTTCATGCTCGTTCGAGTGCCACGCTTCGGTGTGAGTCGTCAGCCGTCGAGTGATCA comes from Myxococcota bacterium and encodes:
- a CDS encoding DUF998 domain-containing protein, whose protein sequence is MPTPRVQRTALWLGLAVLPLDFVVTYAVSVHHEGYRHVSQFMSELGVPGTPFATVTSAWWVFYGCALVAASFALALELGRRPVTFPPTWALGLVGLLLGVGTGVFPCDPGCVAVSRAGQLHEVLGLAGSVVLLLAPLSSVRLLGPRVSALLLLVLAGLFGAQIAAGVGVETFAPLKGAIQRVFLAWGYVWVASVLMVALLNETPRDPATGS
- a CDS encoding nitroreductase family deazaflavin-dependent oxidoreductase; the encoded protein is MADRPASESVEAQFFRTLNRFVEPLVRAGLGSPRLAPGGLVVLETRGRKSGRRYRTPLVASRFGSYVLVGTYRGNRSQWVLNLAAEPRTRFWLAGKPRPARAFVIHDGKRFRTPRSLPAPIQAVARVLSSYTRLGWAFAILSPRK
- a CDS encoding DUF2277 domain-containing protein, translating into MCRNIKTLFNFEPPATEDEIQAASLQFVRKLSGYNKPSRANEEAFDKAVAGVAVVARDLLTSLSTQAPPRDREVEAAKARERAAKRFGRDPSASA
- a CDS encoding TfoX/Sxy family DNA transformation protein — its product is MPKRDRPVAELTNIGPTIARRLRKVGIETRGDLDRVGPAKVFQRVCAEYPRETISVCYYLYSLEGALRDRHWDAIGAKQKARLREEAGID
- a CDS encoding GNAT family N-acetyltransferase; the protein is MVRVRLRAPSPRDEEAFLAAARRSRALHRGLAHPPATSAAFRAFLERARDAQYECRLVVDPQSDAIVGVVNLNEIVRGSFQSAYLGYYAFAPFEGMGFMRAGVAAAITRAFRELRLHRLEANIQPQNHRSIRLVRRLGFRKEGLSPKYVKVGGRWRDHERWALLRDEWSARRSTS